The genomic region AGTTCTATCAATAACCAACAATAAATAATGATGTGTTTAAACCAGTACAAATATCTAACATTTTCTCAGCTTCATAGGTCAATACCAGAATGTTTTTGTCTTAGTACAAATGCTGGTGTAGATATTATAAGCTctagtgtgaaggatttaggcagaaatattggcagaaatggaatataatataaaaagtatgCTCTTTTAAATGTTGAATCACCTGAAATAAAGAATCGTCGTGTTTTCGTTGGTAACATGTACAGATGAAGTGTATTTGGTGGCCCATTATTTCTTCTTGTAACATTTTCAACTACAGACTTGCTGTAGAGATTTGTTGTTTGAGTGCTGGAATGTGATGCCACTCAAATTTCTGAAATGCCCAAATGATTAACAGTGTATAAAGAATACTGGGACATTTTTGTCATGCACCGTAGAACTAGATTTAAAAGTTAAATCAAGTGTGCAGTTGCTAAAAAGCAGGTGTAGGTTGCTGTCATGGATATTTCTTACAATTATACACGCTTGAGTTAAGGGCTGACAACATCTTTTGCACTCTAATTTTCCAGCTGGCAGTCCCAGCACTGTGAGCCAACCCACCACCATCCTGTCATCATCACCTCCAACTGTTCAGCCAGTCACCATCCAGGCTCAGCTCCAAGGGCTGACCACCACTACTCCTCTCCTGGCCACGTCAGCGAGCCCGCCGATTCAAACCATCGCACCACACGTACAGCAAGTACCTGTAAGTGTTTTAGACTGGCATTGAATGAGCCTGAGTGGACTTAGTAAATCCTATAAAACCAAAAGCAGAGCTGGGTATCTttacttgtatgtgtgtgttctcaggTGTTGCTGCAGCCCCAGTTCATCAAGGCTGATTCTCTGCTGCTGACCACTCTGAAGCACGACCCCTGTATTGTCACTACTATGGCCTCTCCCACATCGCTGGCCACCACCACCCCAGTACAGAGCACTTCACTGCAGGTAGGCACATCACATGCAAGTCAGTATTAAGAAAAGATCACTGTGCATTCTTTAGGTAACTGTCTTCCTTATTTTCTGCCACCTTATTTGCATCTTCAGGCTTTTATGGGCAGTGGCACCATCCTGACCACGGTGCCCGTCATGGTGGACACTGAGAAGCTGCCCATCAACCGCATCGCTATCACCGGCAAGCCAGCAGGCCAGCCGCACAAGGGCGAGAAGCGCACGGCTCACAATGCCATCGAGAAGCGCTACCGCTCCTCTATTAATGATAAGATCATCGAGCTCAAAGATCTGGTGGCTGGCACTGAGGCCAAGGTAGGGAAGAgtatcatttaattttattgcaGTCTCTCCATGTTAAAGAAAAATCTGGCAATCAGCAACATTGACAAGAGGAGCCTCATCTTATATAATTTGTTTGCACTTTCTCATAGCTCAACAAGTCTGCAGTGCTGAGGAAAGCCATCGACTACATCCGTTACCTGCAGCAGTCCAACCAGAAACTCAAGCAGGAGAACATGGCTTATAAAATGGCAGCCCAGAAAAACAGTACGTGCttaaaatctctctctctgctttattcCATAATGGCTCCACTGCAGTTTATTTCAGCTCCttgaaaataaatcattcagttGACCTTTTTTGTGATGAGGTCTATTGATAGCTACTGTTATCCCGAAAGTGAAATTGGTCGTCTGTAGCCTCTGAGTAAGTGGAATTGAAAGTTGAGGATGTCTTTACTTTTGTTCCACTGATTGACCCTCTAACTGCTCTCCGCgtctttccttttcctctttcgTCCAGAGTCTCTCAAGGACCTGGTTGCCATGGAGGTGGACGGACCAGCTGATGTGAAGAACGAGCTGCCCACCCCGCCAGCCTCTGACGTGGGCTCCCCCACCTCTTTCTCACACTGTGGCAGTGACTCAGAGCCTGACAGTCCCATGGGGGAAGACACTAAGGTATGTAACTCATCAAGATGCATACAGTATAGTAGATAGTCAACAGGTTAAATCCTCAATCAGTCACTGCTGTATTTCGTCTATGTCTACACTTTTGTCTCATAAATCTCTCTGGTCTCTGTTCTGCTCATCAGCCGAGCGTGGGCGTGTTAGACAgatcagcagcaggaggcagcgCTGGCGGTATGTTGGACCGTTCCCGCATGGCGTTGTGCGCCTtcaccttcctcttcctctccctcaaCCCGCTGGCTGCCCTGCTCTGCTCATCCAGCAGCAGCTCGGCTGGAAGCGCAGCCACCACTGCCACCCATCATGCAGGAAGAACCATGCTGGGTGTGGAGATCGCAggtaaaatgagctgttttgaGATGATGTAAGGCGCTGATTTCAAAATGATGACTCcaaaatattaaatgaaatgTGCTCTCCGTAGCGGACTCGTGGGGCTGGATGGACTGGATGCTGCCGACTATACTGGTGTGGCTGCTCAACGGTATTCTGGTGTCAGGGGTTCTGATCCGACTGTTAGTGTACGGAGAGCCTGTCACCAGACCACACTCTGGATCGTCTGTCTTGTTCTGGAGGCACCGCAAGCAGGCTGACCTGGACCTCGCTAgagtatgtttttttgtttactcaatacaaacaaatccaaattaaatattattatcTGTTGTTCCTCATCATCACTGATCTCTTTCACCCTCTCCAGGGAGATTTCGCCCAGGCCAGTCAGAACCTGTGGACCTGTCTAAAGGCTCTTGGTCGTCCCTTACCCATCTCCCAGTTGGACCTGGCATGCGCCGCACTCTGGTCCCTGCTAAGATTCTGTCTGCAGCGCCTCTGGGTGGGCCGCTGGCTGGCTGCCAGGGCCGGAGGGCTACGATCTGACCGCCCCCTGAAGGAAGACGCCTGTAAAAGCAGCCGGGACGCCGCTCTGGTTTACCACCGCCTGCACCAGCTTCACATGACAGGTTAGTCGGTGGGAAAAAccctgtttttaaattaaatcagtGTGGGAGACTGAACACTGTAGGGTGGCTCATTGAAGTGACAGCATCTCAGGTGATTAAAGAGCAGCCCCCCTTTTTTTGCTGGAAGAGTTGGCTTATGCTGATTCAGTGCCAATTACAGGTTTATTGACTGTTGCAGAACCTTTTTAGGATTATTGCATCGCTGTTATTCTTTGCAAAATAGTGTGATTAAAGAATATACACATGTAACTGTTTCTTGTCTTATATATGTGCACACAGGTAAGCTGAATGGTAGCCACCTGTCAGCGGTGCACATGGCTCTGAGTGCGGTGAACCTGGCAGAGTGCGCTGGCTCCTGTCTGCCTGTAGCCAGTCTGGCTGAGGTCTACGTCTCAGCAGCTCTACGGGTCAAAGCCAGCCTGCCAAGGATCCTGCATTTTACCTCAGTAAGTACCCTTAGTCTGCACATGCACAGTCGTCTCGCTCAGTCATTAATATTGCACACATTTAATATTGTATGCAGATGTTTTTCCTCGGATGCTGTCAGAATGATGCACTTGAACTAGGGTTGTTAGGGTCATCTATTCTTGCCGAACCGTCACAATACGGGGGTCACGGTTCAGTGCAACAATGCCTGTTTGTATTTTCAGTACCATATTATTGGAGATGCTTTTCAGGTTTTGTTGTGACCTGTTGCCTTTTAGGAAAATGTTAATTCAGTTTCAGACTTGCTGAAACATCAGTAGTAACCTATATTATGTGCAAGTCTGTCGACATTCAATTGAAGAACTTAACTGACTACTTTGTTTTTCTATTCTGATAGCGTGTGTTCCTGAGCAGCGCCCGCCAGGCGTGCCTGTCATCCAGTGGCAGTGTGCCTCCAGCTATGCAGTGGTTGTGTCACCCACTCGGTCACCGCTTCTTTGTGGATGGGGACTGGGCTATTCGCAGCACTCCTAAAGAAAGCATCTACAGCCAGGCTGGCAATACTGGTTAGTGCGGATAAAATGTAGTACACAATTTGTCACATAAAGCCTAAACTCCTGTTTTGCGTGTGCACACTCAGGCAGTGTATTTGTCATGTTAATGGTGTGTTGGTTCTCTTACAGTGGATCCTCTGGCTCAGGTGACTCAGGCGTTCAGGGAACACCTCCTGGAGAAAGCTCTGTACTGTGTTGCCCAGCCACACGAAGGGAAAAGCTCAAACCAGGGCGAGGGGTGAGGAAACTAAACACACTTCCAAATACCAGTTTTTGATCCCTGTTCACCTCACTGAAATTTGTGTACCACTTTGATAGTATTTATGAGAACTTCATAGTTGATTTACTGTTTGACAATAAGCAATAAGGACAACATAATGGgctattaaaaaataaactggtaataatatattttaaattgtcATTATATGTTCACGTGGCGGCAAATTAACCAGTGCGTGTCTCTGCTCAGGGAGTATGCTGATGCCCTGGAGTACCTCCAGCTGTTGATCAGTGCTTCAGATGCGGCTGGTGCCACCTCCCAGTCTTTTGCTATTGGCTCCAACATGGCCACTGTGACTGGTAAGTCAACAACAACGCCGTCAACAACGCATTAATTTGTCTGGGAAGATGGACACCAATTACTGTAAAGCAGAGTCCTGTAACGGGTCAAGTACCTGCCGGATAACTTGCAAAAAACCCcacttgtgtctctttgcattcGTTGGTAATCACGGGTCGGGTCATGGGACTTCTGATAACGGGTTGGGGAAGGTCTAAATTTGGATTAGAGATAATTACGGGTAATGGGTTGGTTTTGGTACTGAGCTTTGCAGGTGCAGGTGTGCAAAAGTGGACTGGACATACATTATATCTTGAAAGCTCTGAAAAACCAAAGCACGTTTTTAGAGTTTAACATCCAAACACTTTAGTGGCAGCTAATGAAAGCAGTTTTTGACTCTCAGCCCAAAGACAGCTTGTAAAACTTTGGCAACCAAACACTCACCGCCCGAAACCACTTCTGCTGCTTGAGTACATCGACAAATCCAAGTGTAGATTCAAGGCTCCTTACTTCATTACTGCTTATCTTCCCCGAGAGAATTGCATTTGCTTGTCCCGCATCTTTCAGTCACCTGCCCCGACGGTTCGATTTCCTTAATGTGCTCGCAAAGTAAGAAGCGGTGAGATAAAGTTCATTTTTACACTATTGAGATTGAGTAGCGTGATTTCCTCGGGGTTGACTTCCACCCTCCCACCGCTTCCCTTTGTCCTCGCTGATCACAGATCTGAGCGAAAGGGGGCTAGGTGAAAGGGAGGCATCCTCTAGATTGCTTCATCTATCTTCAGCGCTGTCAAATCGGTGATCACCttgagaggagggaggggaggggagccTGTGCAGGGATTTTAATAGGAGACTTTTCTTGGCAGAGCCTCAGGTTGCTCATAGTGT from Epinephelus moara isolate mb chromosome 18, YSFRI_EMoa_1.0, whole genome shotgun sequence harbors:
- the srebf1 gene encoding sterol regulatory element-binding protein 1; the encoded protein is MNSLSFDDPSLDNLDPTLSLNDPSDIDTALLSDIDDMLQLISNQDMEFGGLFDNPPYTAPPPSQEHPGLTQSITSSALPTATTTPPTPPSSSSSILSSSPHLDALLGPPITRSSSTPDKAFQPPTFQQSPLAQVPSSTQRQQPSSPQQAQSLRQPQLEQPQPILSPPATAQAASPHGSPAPNPAFSATPQALFTSPAPQTPPQPQPQPQPQTQLQAQPQQVRTNYSNQNGYTAGSPSTVSQPTTILSSSPPTVQPVTIQAQLQGLTTTTPLLATSASPPIQTIAPHVQQVPVLLQPQFIKADSLLLTTLKHDPCIVTTMASPTSLATTTPVQSTSLQAFMGSGTILTTVPVMVDTEKLPINRIAITGKPAGQPHKGEKRTAHNAIEKRYRSSINDKIIELKDLVAGTEAKLNKSAVLRKAIDYIRYLQQSNQKLKQENMAYKMAAQKNKSLKDLVAMEVDGPADVKNELPTPPASDVGSPTSFSHCGSDSEPDSPMGEDTKPSVGVLDRSAAGGSAGGMLDRSRMALCAFTFLFLSLNPLAALLCSSSSSSAGSAATTATHHAGRTMLGVEIAADSWGWMDWMLPTILVWLLNGILVSGVLIRLLVYGEPVTRPHSGSSVLFWRHRKQADLDLARGDFAQASQNLWTCLKALGRPLPISQLDLACAALWSLLRFCLQRLWVGRWLAARAGGLRSDRPLKEDACKSSRDAALVYHRLHQLHMTGKLNGSHLSAVHMALSAVNLAECAGSCLPVASLAEVYVSAALRVKASLPRILHFTSRVFLSSARQACLSSSGSVPPAMQWLCHPLGHRFFVDGDWAIRSTPKESIYSQAGNTVDPLAQVTQAFREHLLEKALYCVAQPHEGKSSNQGEGEYADALEYLQLLISASDAAGATSQSFAIGSNMATVTGCDPHSKWWSSVAVVIINWLQGDDTAAERLYPTVEHLPRSLQNAESLLPKACLNTFRAVRALLSKPENCQLSLSYSDKASALLRDSLNLGPHCHSSSLDKVIQLLLCDLLLVMRTNVWRLQQQGAGPAGSGTTGTSGPAGVHQASPPELQGFQQDLSSLRKLAHSFRPAMRRLFLHEATARLMAGASPTRTHQLLDRSLRRRATPGAKTEECETRPGQREQAEAVMLACRYLPPSFLSAPGQRVGMLADAARTLEKLGDKRTLHDCQQMIIKLGSGTTVTNS